CGCGCCGTCCTCGCCGAGACGCTCACCGAGGACCACCCGGCGCTGTACGTCGCCGCCGTGCACGGCTCCGCCGCCTACGACCCCGACCTGCCGGTCCGCCACCTCGACCGGCTGCTCACCCTGCTCACCGACCCCGCCCTGCGCCCGTGCTTCGACGACGTCTGGTACCCCCCGCACCACTGCGAACCGCTCACCCGCGAGCACCTGCTCTGGTCGGTGTACGGGCTGCTGGCACACCGCCCCGACCTCCAGTCCGACCTCCCCCGCCACCTGCTCGCCGCGGCCGACCGCACCGGCGACGGGCGGCTCCGCCGGGAGTCCCTCCAGCTCGCCCGACACCACGCGCCCTGACCGTCCCGTTTCGTCTCTCAGCCCGGCAGCGGCTGTTCCACCGCCCGGGCCAGCGCGGCCCGCAGCCGGGTGAGCCGGGCGATCTCCTCGTCCAGCGCGGCGATCCGCCGCCGGACGACCGGCCCGCCGGAAGCGCTCCCGCACCGCCGGGACGGGTCGGCGACCAGCAGGTCGAAGGACTCGGCGTGGCCGCGCAGGTCCTCGATGGTCAGCCCGAGCGCG
This is a stretch of genomic DNA from Kitasatospora fiedleri. It encodes these proteins:
- a CDS encoding MerR family transcriptional regulator, which gives rise to MRIGDAAAAAGATPRALRLYEERGLMPPPARTAGGQRDYDGTDVARVRVIRGLLALGLTIEDLRGHAESFDLLVADPSRRCGSASGGPVVRRRIAALDEEIARLTRLRAALARAVEQPLPG